One Pseudobutyrivibrio xylanivorans genomic window, ATTTTTGTTCAATAAAACTATCCATTCATCACCATGTCTAATAATATCTTTTCGATTTTTAGGCCCCACATTACTATCTGTACAATACCTCTTACCCATCAAAAAATAAGTTGGTACATAGTTCTCGTCCTTTGGAAGTCCCGCAATTACCAATTTGTCAGTTTCGGGACCTTCGGAAAATGATATTCTTGAATAAACATTATTATCCATAGGAGCTTGTAAGGAAATATATATTGTATTTCTCGACAAACTAAATTTCAAATAATCAATAACCTCATCTCTACTGTTATCTGTCACATTGTATGTTTCATTTCCGATTACTACAGTTAATTCAATACCAGAAACATTTTCAGTGAAGCAAAGCATGTCTAGTCCAATACCCAAATATTTATCGTTAACAATAGCCTCGATTTGGTCAAACGCCACAATTTGAGTCCAGGTTCTTGGAGACTTATTATTATCTACATCCAGATACTTCAATTGAAACTGTACAATTCCTTCGGGTATCCCTTCAATTTCAAACCAAAGAATATCATCTTTTATGCTTTTATTTTTTATTACACATTCTTTATTAGTCATTAGATACTAACTCCAAATCAATTATGCTCTCCCTAAAAGAATATTTTTATACAAATTCATTTTTCCAGGAAATCTTTTTATTGTCGCTCCAAAGCCACTTCTTTTTACCGATACTATAAAATCTACTGGCTTTCTTATTGGAAATGTAATCATTCTCCCCAATTTATACGACTTTGAACCAATCACATCATTATACTTACATAAATACTTATCCTGCTCATAGTTCTCGATTATTTCATTTGAAAAACTTGTGTTGTTTGCAGATAAAGTATTAATTCTTTTTTCCATAGCATCAATTCTTGCTTGAGCATCAACAAGACATTTATTTAGGGCATTTATCGAATCATCATATCTCTTATTGCTGCTAGATTCTTTATTAACATTTATTAATCTATTCAAGAAAAGATTATAGAAATTGCTCTCCGCTGCATATTTCCAAAAATAATCTGAAAGATACTTATTTACATTACTCCAAGGCTTAACTTCACCTGTGTAATGTATTAAGTATGGATTCTTTTCATATTCATAGAAATTTGCCATATCTTCATCATTCAGATGAAGTTCTAAATTCTTACTTTCCTGCAAATGTCTATAGTGCCATGTAAAGTTCCATCTTGGGTCCAAATAATAAATTCTATCAACACTCATCATGTTTATTAAATCCTGATCTGGATATCTAAAATCCTGTCTCTTTGCTAATAACTTAAATGATTCATCTGTATAATGTTCTTTTCTACACTGGTCACAGTTAAATAAGATAACTCCTGAATTAATATACTTATCTGTATCTAATCCTAAAGAAAGAATTATATATTTTTTCATCTTATCGTGCATTAGATTTCTAACTGCACCAATTAAATTATCTCCTAAATCAACATCATATAATTCAGATACATCATGAACTGCAACAATATCACAATCAAGATAGAGAACTTTATCGTACTGCTTGAAAATTTCAGGAATCATGATTCTGTAGTACATCTCAATAGAGAAATATGCTGAAGAATACATTCCATCTTTACAGAATTCCTGAACATTTACACACTCTGTTTTATAGTTTTCTCCACAAATATCTTCTAGTCTTAAAATTGTTGTAGCTGGCAATTCTGTATACAATACATAAAATCTATACTCTCGATCCTTTGATGCATTCTTCATAATTGAAGTAATTGTAACTGCGATATAAGGAGCATATTTAGCATTTGCAGAAAATACTATTGGAATAATATCGTTTCCTTTCTTCACTGCTCTTTTATTTACATTGACTCTTTTGGCGCTCATTTTCTTATATTACCTCCCTAATGGCTTCTCTAATAGCATTACTTACACGTAAGCAGTTATTAGTATCTCTATATCCAAAGAAATCATCCACTCGTCTTTGGTATTCTTTTTCAACGTCGCAATCGTTCTTTATATAATTAACAATTGACTTCATAGCTGTCTTTTCATCATAAACTACTGGACCAAAACCATCTCGTTTATAATCAAAATAACCTTCTTGATAAGTATGAGTTTTATAAAACTTTTCCTCATCAAACTGACAGTAAATTACAGGTTTATTTAAATATGCAACATCATACGAAACAGAAGAATAATCTGTTACTAATATAGCAGCTTCTGATATTACTCTGTTGTAAGTCCAGTTCTCATCAGCAATTTCTATGCAATCGTTTGCATCAAAGAATGAATCTGTAGATTTCATAACATTATGTTGCATCAATAATAATTTATAACCATATTTTCTACATGTTTTTAATAATTCTTCATCTGACAATAACTTCGAATAGAACTGGAAATAGTCACATTCAGTGAAGTTGTCCTTTATAGACTGCTTTCCGCTACTATCCTTCTCAACACAATACTTTCTCCATGTAGGTAATATAGCTATGTATTTTGATTCTCTTTTTTCAAGATAATCAAATCTTGGGAAACCTAAAAGCTTAACCATTCCTTCGTCAAAGCCGTAATTTGCAATATTACGTGTTTCTTCATACTCAGGAACACCAGCTGCTACAAATAATCTTATATTCTGATAATATTTTGAATAATTTGCAGACATATCATTTTTAGTAATTCCATGCTGTAAGAATATAAAAGGTTTTTTAGATACAATATCTCTAAAGAGCTTTTCCTCAACAGGCCACATTACTCCGTCTGTCTGTGAGCCAATCAACACATCACTTATTACAAATAAACATTTGTGTTTCATACTTCCTGTAGCCACTACATTGCTACCATACAAAGCTCTAAGTCTTTCGTAATCATCACAATTTTCATTGATAATAAAGTAATACTCTTCTGAAGCTTTTTTATTTCCAATTAAAAATCTAAATAACGCTTCTCCGTTATCACCCGCTGCATCAGGTCTATCCCAAATTAGCCAAACTTGCTTTTGTTTTTTATGAGAATGATAATAATCTCTTAAATACTGATTATTAAAACTCATATTCTTTTTATAAGCCGATTCGCACTCATAAATCTTTTCACCAGTTGCTTTTGCTATCATCAACTTAGCAACATTACATTTAAGAAGCCAATTATTCTTTGTATAATACTGTTCTGCGAACTGCATTGATACTGGGAAAAATCTTGAATACATGTATCTTGTACATTCAATCTGCTCATCTCCAATAAACATGTAACATGTAATTTCTCCATCATCACTTAATGGAATTTCAGCATCAAAGAATATTCTCTCTGAAATGACTGCAGTATCAAACAATACCTCTGGCTTTTTATTATGTCTTAAGCGAACATCATAAAACTCATCACGATATTTAAGCTTAATAGAAAAGTCTTCTGGAACAAATGGAACGAACAGTGTAGCTTCAATCAGCAATTTAGATTTATCTATTGCGCCAAACATATATTCAACTATAGGTGAATACTTTATCTTTATATTCTCCATTGTATTTGAATAATATAAAACATTATCTTGTGTTATATATTTACTCTCACAACCCTGTCCCTGTCTCAATACAAATAATTTTTGTTCTAAAGATAACTTCTTATCATTTTTCAATACATCTCTACTGATGTAAGAAACGCAGTATAGAGCCATCTCTCTATACTCCTCTAGGTCATCACCAAATTCAGTTACAAGATTATTAATGTTATATCTATTAGCAATAAAATCCTTGAAAAGATTGAGTAACATGTGCTGTACATTTTTTGATACACTACCATTCTTTGCAAGGCCAAAGTTAATCATACGTAAGTATACATTTTGCAATACAGCTTTTGATGGAATAGGATTTCTTTTTGCAAAATCTGTCGCGAAAACAGCTTCTGATAGATTCGTTCCAATAGTCTGCAATTTATTTTCCTGCAGAATTGTATAATATACATTCTGCATAAATGCAATTGTAGGAGATGCGTCCTCAAACAAAGATATATTGTAAAATTTTCTAGGAATCCAAACTGAATCATAATAATCAATCATAGTATTTGGCTGTTTGGAAATATCGATAATTCTACCATTATCATAATATTCTTTTGTTAAAAAATGAGTGTCATTGGTATTGTAATATGGTAATACAAACACACGCATTGAGTTTCTAATATACTGATATGTATTAGCAAAATACATAGGCGTAAATCTATCACCAGCACGACAATAGCTAAGCCACTCTCCCTTATTTGCATAGGCAAGGAAGTCTTTCCATAAATATACTCTAACTCGTTCATTATTTATGTTTATGCTCGATAAATCGTCAACTCCCTTTATAAACAACTGAACATAAGTATTGTCTTCCAATACTTGATCATTGATGCTTTCAATAGTCTCCTCTAATTCATTCGACTTTTCATCTAAGTCCATCACTACCGAACAAATACACCTAATTACTTCACTCATATCATTTTCTCCGCTAATTATTGTTTTTTTTATTTCTGAAGCCACAACTTTTCTTGTAGCTTTTTTTCTATACACTTTATTGACTTTTTTTCCATCTCTTTTGATACTTCTTTGATTAAGAATGTATTCAGCCATCAATCTAGACAATCCATCAATATCTTCATTTGCAATAATATTTTTTGAATTGTTTTCAACTAGGTATTTAGCTCCTGTGTTTTCCGTGACTATTATAGGTTTTCCTAACATTGCACCTTCTAAAGCAACTAGAGAACAAGACTCATCTCGTGAAGGTACCAGAAACACATCTATAGTTTGGTAAAAATCATATAAAGCTTTTAGTTCTTTTAGTCCATCTAAGAAATAGATGTTCTCACAAACATATTGTAATAATTCTGAATAATAACACTCTGACCAACTTGGAATGTCACCCAGAATATACAACTCTGCTCTGAATCGTAATTCCTGTGGCAATAATGAAAATGCTTTAATTGCAATATCTTGTCCTTTTCTACGTTCCACTGTACCAGAAACTAGAAATTTTATTTTTGTAGCACGAGTTTTTTTTCGAATCTTTTTTATAGGCTCAATATAATTATGAATTATATCAACATTATCTATATCATATCTGTGCTTTAGATAATCTCTTACATATTCACTTACACATACAAGATTATTTACTTTTTGTATTTTTTCCTCATCAATATTACAGTCTTTACAAAGTTGTGGAATATTGCTGCCTTCCATTAAATACAAAAAGGTTTTTATATAATCCTGTACTCTCAAAGCAAAATCGATGCAAAAAAGCGTATACACAATTACACAATCATACTGTTTAATTATTGATTTAAAATCTTTGGCATACAGAAACTGTTCATCTATCTCGCGAACCCCAATTCCAAGGTTTTTAAATTCATCCGAGAATGGTCCAGTATTATAAGTCCATACATCGATATCATATACATCTGAAACAGCGATTGCCAAATTCATGGACGCGTGTGGCGTTCCAGAATACGTCATATCATATGTTACAAGTAATAGTTTCTTTTTATTCGCTTTCATTACAGTTTTCCTATAATGCGATTTCTATTCTTTTCAAACAACCAGCTACCAAATAGCATTAGTCCAAATGCCCAAATTAGCAATTTTAACCAAGCAGTCCAATGAGAAGCCTGACTATATAACAACGCATCTCTCGTTAAATAAATTGATAAAAAAATAGGATTATACGATAAGACTTGTTGGAACTGTATTGGCATATGATCTAGAGGCAAAAATACTCCAGATACATAAAATAACAGCATTATAAATATAGAATATAAATAATCAACATCTGCAAAAAAAACGTATGCAACTGCTAATATTTTCCCCATTCCACAAATAGTCATAATCATTAATAAGAAAATAGGGATTAGAATAACAACTCGCCATGACAGTTTCACATGGAAATATATTATTATTGGAATGTATGCAATAAACGAATATAAAACTTCTTTCCATGCCGAAAAAATCTTCTCACAAATAAAAATATCTGGTGAAACTTTAGCTCTAACTATTAAGTTTTTATTACTAACCAAACATCGCATGGCGCCTTTAGATGCGGAATTATAAAAATTGTAGATAATAATACCTACAAAAACAAAAGCAGGGAACTTATCGATATCATGCGTAATTATATTTTGATAGTACAAAGACAAAACTATCATGTAGATAAAAGGATTAAAAATATTCCAGAAAAAACCGAGATTAGTTTCTGCTGTCTTTTTAACGCTATCTTTATAACTTATCTGTCTTATAATAAAAAAATTCTGCCTTACTTTATTAATATTCTCTCTCATAGCTTATATTTTCTGTATTATCTCGTTTTCTTTTAACTTCAATGTCAATATACCGGCAACCAATGCCGCTGCAGACCAGCAAACCATCTTAATCATCTCTTGAAAATCATATGTCCCATATATAACGCATTGTCTTGATAAGTCTGCAAAAATAAAAATAGGATTATTTCTTGTAAAACCTATTAGATACTCTGGATATCTTTCAATAGGCATGTAGATAGCCATCATGTGAACTAGCGCAACTATGAGATTATGCCAAAGAAATTTTATATCTTTATAGAATACATACACTGTTGCAAGGATTAATGAAATCCCAATTGTAAAGACAAGTTCTGAAATAACCGTTATTGGTAATAATAGTATTGTCCAACTAATACGAACCTGAAATACTATCAATACTACAAACAAAGCAATAAGTGAAAAACCAAGATTAACAAAAGCTGTGTAGTCTCGCGATAATACAAATAATTCACGAGGCAGCTTTGTCTTTTGCAATAAAGACTTATTGTCTTCTAGAGCTGTCATTGCTGTTGTTGTCGCCGTATTAAATAAAGTCCATATTGTATATCCCGTTATAAAATATAGTGGATACATAGACTTATTAGTAGAATATCCACTAAATACAAAACTCATGACAAACATAAAAAGCAATGGATTCAATACCGACCACAGTATCCCCAGCACACTTCGCGAGTACTTTCTCTTTATCTCCCTGGCAGTGAGTTCTCGAATAACGAAAACATATTGCTTTAAACCATATTCCATGTTAAGACACCTCACTGATCTTCTTTGGAGCGTTATCGCTTGAATCGACCTCGTTCATATGCTGATATGCCTTGCATACTACCTCAGGCTTGCCAACCATTCTAAGCTTACCCTTTTCAATCCAAACAACCTTTGAGCAATTGTCTCTGATAGTACCCATACCATGGCTAACCATAAGTACTGTACTACCTCCGTGAATCATTTCCTTAACTCGCTTTAAGCTCTTCTTTCTAAAGAACTCATCACCAACTGAAAGTACCTCATCAAGAATAAGGATTTCTGCGGCATCACCAGCCGTAGCTATAGCAAATCCAAGACGGCTAACCATACCACTTGAATAGTTTTTAACCTTTTCATCCATGAAATCCTCAAGCTCTGCAAACTTAACAATTTCATCGTAGTGCTCGTCTAAAAATGCTTTCGAATAACCAATGATGGCTCCGTTCAAATAAACATTCTCGCGGCCTGTAAGCTCCATATCAAAACCAGTTCCTAATGTAAGAAGCTGGACCTTTTTTCTATCAACCTCAACCTTTCCAGATGTAGGACGAAGAGCTCCAGATACAATCTTGAGGATAGTTGACTTACCAGAACCATTAGTACCGATGATTCCAACGACCTCTCCCTTAGAAACATCAAAGCTGACATCATCCAATGCACAGAATTCTCTGTAAGAAATATTTCGCTTTAACAACTGGATGAAATAATCCTTGATACCAGATGTACTCTGTGTCGCAACCTTAAATTTCATAGTCACATTCTTTACAGAAATTACTGTATCTGACTCATCCAAGTCTTCAATCTCAAAACTGTTTGTATTGTTAACTCTATCGCGAGCAGCACTACGGTTGCCCGCTGCCTTCTCAGCCTTGTCTTCCTGTAAGGTATTCCAGATTTCAAAACCGATAAGTGTCAAAATAATTCCTGCTGCGGCGCATAAAACACCGAGAATAATTGGCACATATCCAACTGTTGCTTCCACTACCTTCAAAATACTACCTGTTAATTTCATTTCGTCTTGACTTTCACTTTCTTTTTCTTCAACACTACTCTGAGCTTCGACAACCTCTGTCTCAGGTAAAACTTCCTCTTCGGTCTCGTCTATTGGTGTTTCTTCTACCTCTAGCTCTTCTTCTAACTCCCCAACGGTATCTTCACCTTCGATGAATACATCAACGCTAGTCAGGTTCTCAATAGGTTTTCTATTGGAACCATCTGCGTCGCAGGTGTAACCGTCAACTACTGTAATATATGCATTTCCACCTGAAAGTGTTTCAAATGAAAGCATGTATTTTCTTCTGGAAGATAATCCACTTCCCTCAAGTACGATAACTCCATCTTCCTCAGAATTTCCACCCTTGATGTACTGCATTCTGTTCTTGTCGTACTTGAGCTCAATATGATAATCCTGATTACTATCTTCAGTAGTTATGTAAACTCCAATTGGAAATTTGGAATCTTCCTCTTCATTGTATTCACTTGATCCAAAGCTCACCTCGCTACCAGCAGCATAGGCATAATTTGAACAAAGTGATACGCAGCAAACCATTGTCAGTGCAGCGGCAAGGCCTCTAATATTATGTCTTCTCATTTCTTTCTCGCTCTCTTAACCAACGTTTTCTTTTACTATATTGCAAATAATATTTGTAGTGATTGTAGGACCATAAATGGCTTTTAATTCTGGACTGTGTCGCATAAAGCATTACCGAACCCTCAAACCATCCCGAAATATTCACTACATGTCTTTTTCCAAAAATCCTTTCCCTGAGTTCCAAGACAACTCTTCGCCAGAAATGATTGTCATCAAAATCCTTTTCTGTAAGCTTTGCAGCAAGCAGTGCATTATCGTAATCAATCACATCATCGGAGAAGTGCAGCTGACCAAATACCTCTGCCTCCTGACGAGTAGGCTTGGACATAAATCTAAATAATGCAGCCTCAATTTCCTTCTGAGAAGCTGGATTATTGATCAATCCACTTATTTCTTCAAAGCTATTATGCAAAGCAAATAGCTCATCCATATAATCGCTGATAATGCTCTCCAGCTGATTCATAAAATCAATCTGGCTCTGGGAAACCTCAGATAAAACTGGAACCATCTTATCTGACTCTCTTCTATATCTAACTGTCATGCCATGTGGTGCAGAAAAAATGCACTCAAACAGGCAATTGTTGAAAAGCACCTTATTCTTAAGGCCCGTCCGTGGACCAAATAAAAATGAATGATACTGTTGCTCATCAGCAGAAGCTGGAATCTCGTAAAGGCCATAATAATAACCCTCAACCGGCTCCTGCACGCCTAGGTGCTCACGGAACACATTCAGACTCTGCTGGATTGAACCAACCCAGCCGCTGTCCACAACAGCTATTTTTTCTTTTGCTCCAAATCCCATTTCATCAAGATATTTGAGAGCGTTTGTAAATTCATTTTCTGAGTGCTGGGCAAGTACCCTTATGAAATCTTCATCACTCTTTAAAAGATTACTTACTTCGCCAAGTCTGTGTCTTGGTATCTGCTCATCCTTCTGAACCTTTAGGTAAGCCGCAAGCCTATCCACAAACTGTGGCTTATCCTCTTCAGGAATGCCTGCACGATTTATCACAGTGGTAGGCGTAACATCCACACCGCCCAAGGTGATATATGATAAAGCCTGCTTTATATCTAAATGATAAAGTGGAACTCGTAGTGATAACCTAGAAACACA contains:
- a CDS encoding ABC transporter permease; translation: MEYGLKQYVFVIRELTAREIKRKYSRSVLGILWSVLNPLLFMFVMSFVFSGYSTNKSMYPLYFITGYTIWTLFNTATTTAMTALEDNKSLLQKTKLPRELFVLSRDYTAFVNLGFSLIALFVVLIVFQVRISWTILLLPITVISELVFTIGISLILATVYVFYKDIKFLWHNLIVALVHMMAIYMPIERYPEYLIGFTRNNPIFIFADLSRQCVIYGTYDFQEMIKMVCWSAAALVAGILTLKLKENEIIQKI
- a CDS encoding ABC transporter ATP-binding protein produces the protein MRRHNIRGLAAALTMVCCVSLCSNYAYAAGSEVSFGSSEYNEEEDSKFPIGVYITTEDSNQDYHIELKYDKNRMQYIKGGNSEEDGVIVLEGSGLSSRRKYMLSFETLSGGNAYITVVDGYTCDADGSNRKPIENLTSVDVFIEGEDTVGELEEELEVEETPIDETEEEVLPETEVVEAQSSVEEKESESQDEMKLTGSILKVVEATVGYVPIILGVLCAAAGIILTLIGFEIWNTLQEDKAEKAAGNRSAARDRVNNTNSFEIEDLDESDTVISVKNVTMKFKVATQSTSGIKDYFIQLLKRNISYREFCALDDVSFDVSKGEVVGIIGTNGSGKSTILKIVSGALRPTSGKVEVDRKKVQLLTLGTGFDMELTGRENVYLNGAIIGYSKAFLDEHYDEIVKFAELEDFMDEKVKNYSSGMVSRLGFAIATAGDAAEILILDEVLSVGDEFFRKKSLKRVKEMIHGGSTVLMVSHGMGTIRDNCSKVVWIEKGKLRMVGKPEVVCKAYQHMNEVDSSDNAPKKISEVS
- a CDS encoding glycosyltransferase family 8 protein; this translates as MSAKRVNVNKRAVKKGNDIIPIVFSANAKYAPYIAVTITSIMKNASKDREYRFYVLYTELPATTILRLEDICGENYKTECVNVQEFCKDGMYSSAYFSIEMYYRIMIPEIFKQYDKVLYLDCDIVAVHDVSELYDVDLGDNLIGAVRNLMHDKMKKYIILSLGLDTDKYINSGVILFNCDQCRKEHYTDESFKLLAKRQDFRYPDQDLINMMSVDRIYYLDPRWNFTWHYRHLQESKNLELHLNDEDMANFYEYEKNPYLIHYTGEVKPWSNVNKYLSDYFWKYAAESNFYNLFLNRLINVNKESSSNKRYDDSINALNKCLVDAQARIDAMEKRINTLSANNTSFSNEIIENYEQDKYLCKYNDVIGSKSYKLGRMITFPIRKPVDFIVSVKRSGFGATIKRFPGKMNLYKNILLGRA
- a CDS encoding ABC transporter permease produces the protein MRENINKVRQNFFIIRQISYKDSVKKTAETNLGFFWNIFNPFIYMIVLSLYYQNIITHDIDKFPAFVFVGIIIYNFYNSASKGAMRCLVSNKNLIVRAKVSPDIFICEKIFSAWKEVLYSFIAYIPIIIYFHVKLSWRVVILIPIFLLMIMTICGMGKILAVAYVFFADVDYLYSIFIMLLFYVSGVFLPLDHMPIQFQQVLSYNPIFLSIYLTRDALLYSQASHWTAWLKLLIWAFGLMLFGSWLFEKNRNRIIGKL
- a CDS encoding CDP-glycerol glycerophosphotransferase family protein, giving the protein MKANKKKLLLVTYDMTYSGTPHASMNLAIAVSDVYDIDVWTYNTGPFSDEFKNLGIGVREIDEQFLYAKDFKSIIKQYDCVIVYTLFCIDFALRVQDYIKTFLYLMEGSNIPQLCKDCNIDEEKIQKVNNLVCVSEYVRDYLKHRYDIDNVDIIHNYIEPIKKIRKKTRATKIKFLVSGTVERRKGQDIAIKAFSLLPQELRFRAELYILGDIPSWSECYYSELLQYVCENIYFLDGLKELKALYDFYQTIDVFLVPSRDESCSLVALEGAMLGKPIIVTENTGAKYLVENNSKNIIANEDIDGLSRLMAEYILNQRSIKRDGKKVNKVYRKKATRKVVASEIKKTIISGENDMSEVIRCICSVVMDLDEKSNELEETIESINDQVLEDNTYVQLFIKGVDDLSSININNERVRVYLWKDFLAYANKGEWLSYCRAGDRFTPMYFANTYQYIRNSMRVFVLPYYNTNDTHFLTKEYYDNGRIIDISKQPNTMIDYYDSVWIPRKFYNISLFEDASPTIAFMQNVYYTILQENKLQTIGTNLSEAVFATDFAKRNPIPSKAVLQNVYLRMINFGLAKNGSVSKNVQHMLLNLFKDFIANRYNINNLVTEFGDDLEEYREMALYCVSYISRDVLKNDKKLSLEQKLFVLRQGQGCESKYITQDNVLYYSNTMENIKIKYSPIVEYMFGAIDKSKLLIEATLFVPFVPEDFSIKLKYRDEFYDVRLRHNKKPEVLFDTAVISERIFFDAEIPLSDDGEITCYMFIGDEQIECTRYMYSRFFPVSMQFAEQYYTKNNWLLKCNVAKLMIAKATGEKIYECESAYKKNMSFNNQYLRDYYHSHKKQKQVWLIWDRPDAAGDNGEALFRFLIGNKKASEEYYFIINENCDDYERLRALYGSNVVATGSMKHKCLFVISDVLIGSQTDGVMWPVEEKLFRDIVSKKPFIFLQHGITKNDMSANYSKYYQNIRLFVAAGVPEYEETRNIANYGFDEGMVKLLGFPRFDYLEKRESKYIAILPTWRKYCVEKDSSGKQSIKDNFTECDYFQFYSKLLSDEELLKTCRKYGYKLLLMQHNVMKSTDSFFDANDCIEIADENWTYNRVISEAAILVTDYSSVSYDVAYLNKPVIYCQFDEEKFYKTHTYQEGYFDYKRDGFGPVVYDEKTAMKSIVNYIKNDCDVEKEYQRRVDDFFGYRDTNNCLRVSNAIREAIREVI